From Pagrus major chromosome 9, Pma_NU_1.0, the proteins below share one genomic window:
- the LOC141001986 gene encoding uncharacterized protein: MMFSSVSTAHYLHRHIRSVAKGGSCFSSRRIRRQFRVTITGIFQGLLYFLYGTYYFFDSFIYKFSDHFFISGWISFTATSLYISGTTVNLGIALIGSNIVFVWSLSPSMTSSVWLNFLYYTQIVPAQRALSKWIKKNIKPIIYNICDNSTVNETLSVQMPSTELQRNVLAIVILTFKVYFMFCLCVMVMSSGSTVVYLCKHMHRMAANGQPLTCPRVRSQVRVAITGLLQGALYMFCSIWTVYNYFTVNNSGYSIIDFTVINLYMMGSMFNLGVGQSVFRQRAEDIWLRAVQWCKASKVQQSEQDG; the protein is encoded by the exons ATGATGTTCTCTAGCGTTTCCACGGCCCACTACCTGCACAGACACATAAGAAGCGTGGCAAAGGGTGGCAGCTGCTTCTCTTCTCGGAGGATTCGAAGGCAGTTTAGAGTCACCATCACTGGGATCTTTCAAGGACTGCTCTACTTCCTCTATGGCACTTACTATTTCTTTGATTCATTCATCTACAAATTCTCCGACCACTTTTTCATCAGTGGTTGGATCTCTTTCACGGCCACTTCTCTGTACATATCAGGCACCACGGTCAACTTGGGCATCG CCTTGATAGGCTCAAATATTGTGTTTGTCTGGAGTTTGTCTCCTAGTATGACCTCCTCTGTTTGGCTGAACTTCCTCTACTACACCCAGATTGTACCTGCACAGAGAGCCCTCTCCAAATGGATCAAGAAGAATATCAAACCCATCATCTACAACATTTG TGACAATTCAACAGTGAATGAGACGTTATCTGTTCAAATGCCTTCCACTGAATTGCAGAGAAATGTGTTAGCCATTgtaattctcacatttaaggTCTACTTTATGTTTTGCCTATGTGTTATGGTGATGTCTAGCGGTTCTACTGTAGTCTACCTGTGCAAACACATGCATCGTATGGCCGCAAATGGGCAGCCCTTGACCTGTCCACGGGTCAGAAGTCAGGTGAGGGTCGCCATCACTGGCCTCCTGCAGGGAGCCttgtacatgttttgttctataTGGACAGTGTACAActattttactgtgaataatTCAGGCTATTCAATAATCGATTTCACTGTGATCAACTTGTACATGATGGGCAGTATGTTCAACCTGGGAGTTGGTCAGAGTGTGTTCAGGCAGAGAGCAGAAGACATCTGGCTCAGAGCGGTTCAGTGGTGCAAAGCATCTAAAGTACAACAGTCAGAGCAAGACGGATGA
- the heg1 gene encoding protein HEG translates to METWFLNHVLGLSLSVLLLGLPGPLGAGTPSNNSTDSVTAGFHSSTATDELNDMDNNATSTSYSSESLSPSQRNILLTHTAETHTAAAGSSDTEQTQTFTETSSRSLEAVSLSTEPLISTLVVATTEATTSSSSSSSSSIIISSSSSSSSSSSSSSSSSSSSSSSSSSSSSSSSSSSSSSSSSSSSSSSSSSSSSSSSSISSSSSSSSSSSSNWKDFVKTDHVSDASPAVSSEASSRMLTEKARTPQDSTTLRQGDASSSMSHTAVHTDSTYTSTTISRAGERTLLSVTSSSSNSTSSAFTEDSSSHPSTLGFSAGATETEDYTHSAPSTRTDSRDTTDQHMTHSFSETGSPEASRGTQSLNRQPNATQHHHTSTSEETPNSTPPLRVTEPSTDQSEASVSSTPLVTSPPEGPSDISGTEQESGTSVGTSTESSTGVHSSSTQNQQGTEGVSSQTSEQSVSFGLTTGPPTVSSSTSVPDDSLTVTPVLVNDVFPTTTPVTVTERPHITEENTFKATASTTTTTTTTTTTTSPLPATSSSRFSSTISSSTPESPTDATIMYTMPSTTASTLALQTSPTHPTHRESSSQTQGPSTGMANPTKVTTLQIETSTGTLGITTAQSQHITTTYTHSTPTKSTEALQTTGKQADRGTTERVVTTTPTDVRSTKAPPPPPPPRNPCVSNPCMNGGMCVSDKGHQYTCHCQQAWTGPNCSHDVDECEKDPCPVGSRCVNTRGSFSCECPLAFDLEDGRTCTRAKTFLGTFSVNRLPHDPVVFKSTTMHEIQREIIQLLNASLSVLRGYSRSLLSKKEENGVRISAINMFSISTNVTSAEVYNSIQMSLSNCSSSLAHCRMVLHHQLTYHVESLCVAQKTQCDTERSTCSDSSGTAQCQCLQGYYKHNPDDLSCLECGDGYKLENGTCVQCMFGFGGFQCGNFYKLIAVVVSPAGGALLLILIIALIVTCCKKDKNDINKIIFKSGDLQMSPYADFPKSNRISMEWGRETIEMQENGSTKNLLQMTDIYYSPALRNSDLDRNGLYPFTGLPGSRHSCIYPAQWNPSFISDDSRRRDYF, encoded by the exons ATGGAAACGTGGTTTTTGAATCACGTCCTCGGTTTGTCTCTGTCGGTGCTCCTGCTGGGTCTACCGGGGCCCCTCGGGGCAGGGACCCCCAGTAACAACAGCACGGACTCGGTGACGGCAGGATTTCACTCTTCTACCGCCACAGATGAACTCAACGACATGGACAACAATGCAACTTCAACTTCATACTCCAGCGAGAGTTTATCACCATCACAGAGGAACatcctgctcacacacactgctgagacacacactgctgctgctgggagctCCG ACACTGAGCagacacaaacattcacagaaacaaGCAGCAGGTCACTAGAAGCTGTGAGTCTGTCTACTGAGCCACTCATCTCCACCCTTGTTGTAGCCACCACTGAGgctaccaccagcagcagcagcagcagtagcagcagcatcatcatcagcagcagcagcagcagtagcagcagcagcagcagcagcagcagcagcagcagcagtagcagtagcagcagtagcagcagcagtagtagcagcagcagcagcagcagcagcagcagtagcagcagcagcagcagcagcagcagcagtagcagcagcagtagtagcagcagcatcagcagtagcagcagcagcagcagcagcagcagcagcaactggAAAGACTTTGTTAAAACAGACCATGTGTCAGACGCCTCCCCCGCTGTGTCCTCGGAGGCTAGTTCCAGGATGTTGACCGAAAAGGCCAGAACGCCCCAGGACAGCACAACCCTCCGACAAGGAGACGCTTCATCCTCGATGTCCCACACAGCCGTCCACACCGACAGCACCTACACTTCCACCACCATCAGCCGAGCTGGGGAGAGGACCCTGCTATCTGTCACCTCCTCTTCCAGCAACAGCACCTCCTCTGCCTTTACAGAAGACTCCAGCTCCCACCCCTCTACCTTGGGTTTTTCTGCTGGGGCTACAGAGACCGAGGACTACACCCACAGTGCCCCGTCCACCAGGACCGACAGCAGGGACACAACAGACCAACACATGACCCACTCCTTCTCAGAGACTGGGAGCCCAGAGGCGTCCAGAGGAACCCAAAGTTTAAACAGACAACCTAACGCCACCCAGCATCATCACACCTCAACTTCAGAAGAGACCCCCAACTCGACACCACCTCTCAGAGTGACAGAGCCCAGCACCGACCAATCTGAAGCATCAGTTTCCTCCACACCTCTGGTCACCTCTCCCCCAGAAGGTCCTTCAGACATCTCAGGGACTGAGCAGGAGTCAGGCACTAGTGTTGGAACCTCCACTGAGTCCTCCACTGGAGTCCACAGCTCCAGCACTCAGAACCAGCAGGGCACTGAGGGGGTCTCATCCCAGACAAGTGAACAAAGCGTGAGCTTCGGTCTGACCACAGGACCCCcaacagtcagcagcagcacatctgTACCGGATGACTCTCTAACAGTCACTCCGGTGTTGGTTAATGACGTCTTCCCCACCACCACACCTGTCACTGTCACAGaaag aCCACATATAACAGAGGAAAACACTTTCAAAGCCActgcctccaccaccaccaccaccaccaccaccactactaccACATCCCCCTTACCTGCAACCTCATCCTCCAGGttcagcagcaccatcagcagcTCTACTCCCGAGTCACCTACCGATGCCACCATCATGTACACTATGCcctccaccacagcctccacccTGGCCCTGCAGACCAGTCCGACGCACCCAACTCACCGTGAATCATCGAGCCAAACCCAGGGGCCCTCAACTGGGATGGCTAACCCCACAAAAGTCACCACCCTGCAGATAGAAACAAGTACAGGCACTCTGGGAATCACCACAGCTCAGAGCCAGCACATCACCACCACCTACACCCACAGCACCCCGACCAAGAGTACAGAGGCTCTGCAGACCACTGgaaaacaggcagacagaggaaCTACAGAGCGAGTGGTGACGACAACACCCACTGACGTCAGATCCACCAAGGcaccaccaccgccgccacCACCAA GAAACCCCTGTGTGTCAAACCCTTGCATGAACGGAGGGATGTGTGTGAGCGATAAAGGGCATCAATACACCTGCCACTGTCAGCAGGCGTGGACAGGACCGAACTGCAGCCACG ATGTGGATGAGTGTGAGAAGGACCCCTGTCCCGTCGGATCCAGGTGTGTGAACACGCGAGGCTCCTTCAGCTGTGAATGTCCGCTCGCCTTTGACCTGGAGGACGGACGCACCTGCACTCGAG CAAAGACGTTTCTGGGAACATTCAGTGTTAACAGACTGCCACATGACCCTGTCGTCTTCAAGAGCACCACCATGCATGAGATCCAGAGGGAGATCATTCAGCTG CTCAACGCTTCATTGTCCGTCCTCCGAGGTTACAGCCGCTCACTGCTGAGTAAGAA AGAAGAGAACGGGGTTCGTATCTCAGCCATCAACATGTTTTCTATTTCCACCAACGTGACGAGTGCTGAGGTCTACAACAGCATCCAGATGTCTCTCAGCAACTGCAGCTCCTCATTGGCCCACTGCCGGATGGTGCTGCACCACCAGCTCACCTATCACG TTGAAAGTCTGTGTGTGGCCCAGAAGACTCAGTGTGACACGGAGCGCTCCACCTGCTCTGACAGCAGCGGTACAGCCCAGTGCCAGTGTCTTCAAGGATACTATAAACATAACCCCGACGACCTGTCCTGCTTAg AATGTGGGGATGGCTACAAACTGGAAAATGGCACCTGCGTTCA GTGCATGTTTGGATTCGGAGGATTCCAGTGTGGAAATT TTTACAAGCTGATTGCAGTCGTGGTGTCACCTGCAGGGGGCGCtctgctcctcatcctcatcatcgcTCTCATTGTCACCTGCTGCAA GAAAGACAAGAATGACATCAACAAGATCATCTTCAAGAGTGGAGACCTGCAGATGTCCCCGTACGCAGACTTCCCTAAAAGTAACCGCATATCCATGGAGTGGGGCCGGGAGACCATTGAGATGCAAGAGAACGGCAGCACCAAGAACCTGCTACAGATGACCGACATTTACTACTCT CCTGCGTTACGGAACTCAGACCTGGACAGAAATGGACTGTATCCATTCACAGGCCTGCCAGGTTCTCGCCACTCATGCATCTACCCCGCCCAGTGGAACCCCTCCTTCATCAGCGACGACTCACGAAGAAGAGACTACTTCTAA